The following are encoded together in the Drosophila biarmipes strain raj3 chromosome 3L, RU_DBia_V1.1, whole genome shotgun sequence genome:
- the LOC108034861 gene encoding arginine-glutamic acid dipeptide repeats protein isoform X11, translating to MAASTQGEIRVGPGHQVNDVYAKLPDYNPISSFPIDKETDERELEESRWSPGVVADGDLLMFLRAARSMAAFQGMCDGGLEDGCLAASRDDTTINALDVLHDSGYDPGKALQALVKCPVSKGIDKKWTEDETKKFIKGLRQFGKNFFRIHKDLLPHKDTPELVEFYYLWKKTPGANNNRPHRRRRQSALRRNRVTRANNSSSSNTPPKKEDTPEPQTATTATATATAASETASRSSPAVSKEENSSLTEDDASECDSDSSLTHKRDESPSRMRTRNKQQNNNSSTSSSNNAAGNGGGNATSISSGSTGGGAAGGNSSSKDQSANAVANGKRPKRGSETPDVAGGASVDSPKTPTKAVAESSTNKRKGGKQDTPNKKKRTEQEASEPSAQEENAVKEKRKRPDSPVESMNSDSRPDSVLDDGESNTTDTTTAEQQSTKDSKETVSCKEEREMITNDLEAKAEEKSIKAEALAEDSKDSAIKNMDEETNIQAPTSVDTSSVDGPNPNAVANPVAPPITMKVPTIATVEALNASVDRKEAIDKMESCDSEPEMLKKLATIKQEVSPQQQQQQQLLQQQSQQQMQQQLAPVGIQPPPACPPSESVFIKKEPMEDSMDATCNQNSNEPQDLKVKIEIKNEDALKHSAGGLPPTGPGAPPSALHPLSGAPVESGQEPLHLQHMPHGPLPTQPPPGYLIDGQLKYGPPGQGVPSQPPQLHSDSAGGASGAPPGAPTTPQKYPPEMEMKFTPQDLKYPPPPPLDALKYSQEMQAAAAAAAAAGKYDMKYMMEQGKYPVELSAAHQPPSKPGYQDSLKIPDVKPGFGHLPHNVGSQLDAAHKYGPPPTSQESQQQQQSQPPAHQVPPGATPPPGIAMPKPHYQHDVQTPPLGRPFEPSGLMLKYGDPLAAKYGPPQDLKYPMPPVSQAGPADGKAYGGENLIKSSPYGPPPESPIDASARSTPGQDSQGSNSNSQPPSMPPQPQQFQSPHPSPHMPSPAGGGLPPGMHPQNLIHGPPSGAAGGSGPQPPPPPTSLHQPTPTPPGPPSLQHGLHPGHPHSQLSAASSMPPSSIGIPPTLSTMAPSHMHPHLHPHAHLQGLHRPHDLPPSMHPHAPMPLSLQGHPQHGHGLPPSHAPQQQQQQQQPPVGQAGTVRTPSPAQQPPRSLHDPQSSREPPSSQPSTTMAGSSGPGGPPPQQSPHAHRTSPLPGLAGSGPPPPGLIGHPMAIHPHLAHLPPGHPAHAALAHPGHHLLSHLGPGGGPIALLAGPGGLGGIPESALSRRTPPSHLPHSHASSAPLTPHSVASMTSSSMSLTTSTVPSSAFSRASPSVQISSGGGGPSGPGSVGPGGLPNSSAAAAAAAAAAHRAASPASSVSSLSRQSPLHPVPQSPLSHHPSSSALSAAAAAVAERDRHALMRQQSPHMTPPPVSNASLMASPLSKMYAPQPGQRGLGTSPPPHLRPGASPPVIRHPQMPLPLPLIAPGGGIPQIGVHPGQSPYPHPLLHPSVFYSPHHHPFNSPYGYAPYGPGFPAYMKPPPQPGQLDPAAVMAAHHAGLQGPPPQQMRQDEQNAAAAAAAAAAEKQHQAAAAAAAQQHKAPQQQPPGGMPPNKPPTPKTPQGPGGGMPPGMGGPGTPTGLPPGAYPGSHMPGYPQGPPHGSPFAPQDGQPHGLKPTSHMDALRAHAHSANSAGMGGGHHPTEPLPIDIEPDPEPEIPSPTHNIPRGPSPEAKPDDTECHRSQSAIFVRHIDRGDYNSCTRTDLIFKPVADSKLARKREERDRKLAEKERERRQQQQQQQQQQQQQAAAAQQAAQQAKMKAELKPPYADTPALRQLSEYARPHVAFSPVEQMVPYHHPMGPMYRERELEEIKNAQAAAASQSRLDPHWMEYYRRGIHPSQFPLYANPAISQMERERLGIPPPHHVGLDPGEHMVRMIRLTREYHAHSHTHLHLPLHPQPQPPEAGFQLPPNVGQYPRPNMLIPREPHSDVLLRMSYADQLQAAEFQRQSLHDQYFRQRPR from the exons ATGGCGGCCTCCACTCAAGGAGAAATTCGAGTGGGTCCCGGCCACCAGGTAAACGATGTCTAT GCAAAACTGCCCGATTATAATCCAATCTCAAGCTTCCCCATCGACAAGGAAACCGATGAACGTGAACTAGAGGAATCAAGATGGAGTCCAGGCGTTGTGGCCGATGGCGACTTGTTAATGTTCTTGCGTGCGGCTCGCTCCATGGCTGCATTTCAAGGAATGTGTGATGGCGGACTAGAAGACGGTTGTTTGGCTGCCAGTCGCGACGACACCACAATAAACGCACTCGACGTG CTCCACGATTCTGGCTACGATCCAGGCAAAGCTCTACAAGCGCTCGTAAAGTGCCCCGTATCGAAGGGCATCGACAAGAAGTGGACCGAAGACGAAACAAAGAAGTTCATCAAGGGTCTGCGTCAGTTTGGGAAGAACTTCTTCCGCATCCATAAGGACCTGCTGCCGCACAAGGACACACCGGAGCTGGTCGAGTTCTACTATCTGTGGAAGAAGACGCCCGGCGCGAACAACAACCGGCCGCACAGGCGGCGACGACAGAGCGCCCTGCGCCGCAACCGCGTCACGCGGGCCAACAAcagtagcagcagcaataCACCTCCCAAGAAGGAGGACACTCCAGAACCACAAACTGcgacgacggcgacggcgacggcaaCCGCGGCGTCCGAGACGGCGAGTCGCTCCTCGCCCGCTGTCTCCAAGGAGGAGAACAGCTCGCTCACCGAGGACGACGCCAGCGAGTGCGACAGTGATTCGAGTCTGACCCACAAAAGGGATGAATCACCCTCAAGGATGAGGACGCGAAATAAGCAacagaacaacaacagcagcaccagcagcagcaacaacgcgGCCGGCAACGGTGGCGGCAACGCCACATCCATAAGCAGCGGTTCAACCGGCGGCGGTGCCGCTGGCGGCAATAGCTCCTCCAAGGATCAGTCAGCCAACGCCGTGGCTAACGGCAAGAGGCCCAAGCGAGGCTCCGAAACACCGGACGTTGCCGGCGGAGCCTCGGTCGATAGTCCCAAGACGCCGACAAAGGCAGTGGCCGAGAGTTCGACCAACAAGCGGAAGGGTGGCAAACAGGATACGCCCAACAAAAAGAAGCGCACAGAGCAGGAGGCCAGCGAGCCTAGTGCCCAGGAGGAGAATGCCGTCAAGGAGAAGCGTAAGCGACCGGACAGTCCGGTGGAGAGCATGAACTCGGACAGCAGGCCAGACTCTGTGCTCGACGATGGCGAGTCGAATACGACGGACACCACGACCGCCGAGCAGCAGTCCACCAAGGACAGCAAGGAGACGGTCAGCTGCAAGGAGGAGCGCGAAATGATCACCAACGATCTGGAGGCCAAGGCCGAGGAGAAGTCCATAAAGGCAGAGGCTTTGGCAGAGGACAGTAAGGATAGCGCCATTAAGAACATGGACGAGGAGACGAACATCCAAGCGCCCACCAGCGTGGACACGAGTTCGGTGGACGGACCTAATCCTAATGCTGTGGCCAATCCCGTGGCTCCGCCGATTACAATGAAGGTGCCCACGATTGCCACTGTTGAAGCGCTGAATGCGTCCGTAGATCGCAAGGAGGCCATCGACAAAATGGAGTCGTGCGACAGCGAGCCAGAGATGCtcaagaagctggccaccatcAAGCAGGAGGTTtctccgcagcagcagcaacagcaacagctgctgcagcagcaatcgcagcagcagatgcagcagcaACTTGCTCCCGTTGGCATTCAGCCACCTCCAGCTTGCCCGCCCTCGGAGTCGGTCTTCATCAAGAAGGAGCCCATGGAGGACTCAATGGACGCCACCTGCAATCAGAACAGTAATGAGCCACAGGACTTGAAGGTGAAGATCGAGATCAAAAATGAGGATGCGCTGAAGCACAGTGCGGGAGGTCTGCCACCCACAGGTCCCGGTGCACCACCCTCAGCCCTCCATCCGCTCTCCGGAGCTCCGGTGGAAAGTGGTCAGGAGCCCCTGCACCTGCAGCATATGCCCCATGGACCGCTGCCGACCCAACCGCCTCCTGGCTACCTTATCGATGGCCAGCTTAAGTATGGACCTCCGGGACAAGGTGTGCCCTCACAGCCACCCCAACTGCATAGCGATTCGGCAGGAGGAGCTAGCGGAGCACCGCCTGGAGCGCCAACAACGCCCCAGAAGTATCCGCCCGAGATGGAGATGAAGTTCACTCCCCAGGATCTCAAGTAtccaccaccgccgcccctAGATGCACTCAAGTACAGTCAGGAGATGcaggcagcggcggcagcagctgctgctgctggcaaaTACGATATGAAGTACATGATGGAGCAGGGCAAGTACCCCGTGGAGTTGTCCGCTGCCCACCAGCCGCCAAGCAAGCCGGGCTATCAGGATTCGCTGAAGATACCTGATGTGAAGCCCGGTTTCGGTCACCTGCCGCACAATGTGGGCTCGCAGCTGGACGCTGCCCACAAATACGGACCGCCACCCACGTCCCAAGagtcccagcagcagcagcaatcccAACCGCCGGCACATCAGGTGCCGCCGGGAGCCACGCCGCCGCCTGGCATCGCTATGCCCAAGCCGCACTACCAGCACGATGTGCAGACACCACCGTTGGGACGGCCCTTCGAGCCCTCTGGTCTCATGCTCAAGTATGGCGATCCATTGGCGGCTAAATACGGTCCGCCGCAGGATCTCAAGTACCCGATGCCGCCGGTCTCCCAGGCAGGACCCGCGGACGGGAAAGCGTATGGCGGCGAGAATCTGATCAAGTCCTCGCCCTACGGACCTCCGCCGGAGAGTCCAATCGACGCCTCGGCGCGCTCAACGCCTGGTCAGGACAGCCagggcagcaacagcaattcCCAGCCCCCGTCAATGCCACCACAGCCGCAGCAGTTCCAGTCGCCGCATCCCTCGCCGCATATGCCTTCGCCAGCCGGTGGTGGCCTGCCGCCGGGAATGCATCCGCAAAATCTCATCCACGGCCCGCCATCAGGTGCAGCGGGAGGTAGTGGTCCTcagccgcctccgccgcccacGTCGTTGCACCAGCCGACGCCCACGCCTCCAGGACCTCCCAGCCTGCAGCATGGCTTGCATCCTGGTCACCCGCACTCGCAGCTGTCTGCGGCCTCGTCGATGCCGCCTAGCTCGATTGGAATTCCTCCCACGCTCTCGACAATGGCGCCCTCGCACATGCACCCTCACCTTCACCCACATGCACATCTGCAGGGTCTCCACCGGCCGCACGATCTGCCACCCAGCATGCATCCGCATGCTCCCATGCCGCTGTCGCTGCAGGGACATCCGCAACATGGTCACGGACTGCCGCCCTCGCATGCtcctcagcagcagcagcaacaacaacagccgcCTGTTGGCCAGGCTGGCACGGTGCGAACTCCATCACCTGCCCAGCAGCCGCCGAGATCCCTGCACGATCCGCAATCGTCTCGAGAGCCGCCCAGCTCGCAGCCCTCGACCACGATGGCGGGATCGAGTGGTCCCGGTGGACCACCGCCGCAGCAGTCACCGCACGCTCATCGCACATCACCGTTGCCTGGTCTCGCGGGCAGTGGTCCGCCACCCCCAGGACTCATCGGGCACCCGATGGCCATACACCCGCACCTGGCCCACCTGCCACCGGGTCACCCGGCCCACGCAGCGCTGGCTCATCCGGGTCACCATCTGCTGTCGCACTTGGGACCTGGCGGTGGACCCATAGCCTTGCTGGCCGGACCCGGTGGACTTGGAGGAATTCCAGAGTCCGCTCTAAGTCGCCGTACCCCGCCCTCTCACCTGCCACACTCGCACGCCTCCTCGGCTCCGCTGACGCCGCATTCGGTGGCCAGTATGACTTCTAGCAGTATGTCGCTGACCACCAGCACAGTGCCATCGTCCGCCTTTAGCCGCGCCAGTCCCAGCGTACAGATCTCGAGCGGTGGAGGAGGACCTTCGGGGCCAGGAAGCGTTGGTCCAGGAGGCTTGCCAAACTCctcggcagcggcggcggctgcagcggcggctgccCATAGAGCGGCCTCGCCAGCGTCTAGCGTAAGCAGCCTGAGTCGTCAGAGTCCGTTGCACCCGGTGCCACAGTCGCCGCTCAGCCATCATCCCTCGTCATCTGCGTTATCTGCCGCGGCAGCTGCTGTGGCGGAAAGGGATCGACATGCGCTGATGCGCCAGCAATCCCCACACATGACACCTCCACCGGTGTCCAATGCCTCGTTGATGGCTAGTCCTCTGAGCAAGATGTACGCTCCTCAACCGGGTCAGAGGGGTTTGGGGACGTCTCCACCGCCGCATTTGCGGCCAGGAGCCTCGCCACCGGTCATCCGTCACCCGCAGATGCCTCTGCCGTTGCCACTGATCGCGCCTGGCGGGGGTATCCCACAGATTGGAGTGCATCCGGGTCAGTCACCATATCCGCATCCGCTGCTGCATCCATCGGTCTTCTATTCGCCGCATCACCATCCCTTCAATTCGCCCTACGGCTATGCGCCCTATGGTCCTGGATTCCCGGCCTACATGAAGCCGCCGCCACAGCCCGGACAACTCGATCCGGCAGCAGTGATGGCCGCTCACCATGCTGGGCTGCAGGGACCGCCGCCCCAGCAGATGCGTCAGGATGAGCAGAATGCAGcggccgccgcagcagcagctgctgctgagAAGCAACACcaagccgcagcagcagcggcagctcaGCAGCACAAGGCGCCGCAGCAACAGCCGCCTGGCGGAATGCCACCAAACAAACCGCCGACGCCAAAGACGCCACAGGGTCCGGGCGGTGGAATGCCGCCGGGAATGGGTGGACCGGGAACCCCGACGGGACTACCGCCTGGTGCCTATCCTGGCAGCCACATGCCGGGATATCCCCAAGGACCGCCCCATGGATCGCCCTTTGCGCCCCAAGATGGTCAGCCTCACGGCCTGAAGCCCACATCGCACATGGACGCCCTGCGAGCGCACGCACACTCGGCCAATTCGGCGGGAATGGGCGGAGGACATCATCCCACGGAGCCAT TGCCCATTGATATTGAGCCGGATCCGGAGCCAGAGATACCCAGTCCCACGCACAACATACCACGTGGTCCCAGTCCCGAGGCGAAACCGGACGACACCGAGTGCCATCGCTCTCAGTCTGCCAT ATTTGTGCGCCACATCGATCGTGGAGATTACAACTCATGCACGCGAACGGATTTGATCTTCAAGCCGGTGGCCGACTCAAAGTTGGCCCGCAAGCGCGAAGAGCGCGACCGCAAGCTGGCCGAGAAGGAGCGAGAGCGGCGTCAG cagcaacaacagcaacagcagcagcaacaacagcaagcgGCAGCCGCTCAACAGGCGGCGCAGCAGGCCAAGATGAAGGCGGAGCTGAAGCCTCCGTATGCGGATACGCCAGCACTGCGCCAGCTGTCGGAGTACGCTCGTCCCCACGTCGCCTTCAG TCCTGTTGAGCAGATGGTGCCATATCATCATCCAATGGGCCCCATGTACAGAGAGAG GGAACTGGAGGAGATCAAGAACGCACAAGCTGCTGCGGCTAGTCAATCCCGGCTAGATCCGCACTGGATGGAGTACTATCGACG CGGCATCCACCCCTCGCAGTTCCCCCTGTATGCGAATCCGGCGATATCGCAGATGGAGAGGGAGCGTCTGGGAATCCCACCTCCGCACCATGTGGGGTTGGACCCGGGCGAGCACATGGTGCGTATG ATACGATtgacgagagaatatcatgcACACTCTCATACTCATTTACATTTGCCTTTGCATCCACAGCCGCAACCACCGGAGGCCGGTTTCCAACTGCCAC CGAATGTTGGCCAGTATCCGCGGCCAAATATGCTTATACCTAGGGAGCCGCACTCGGATGTCCTGCTGCGCATGTCCTATGCCGACCAACTACAG GCCGCCGAGTTCCAGCGACAGTCCCTGCACGATCAGTACTTTAG ACAACGGCCCAGATAA